The window CGTGGGCGACGATAGCGACGTTACGCAGGTCAGAGCGGGTGGCAATTGCCATAGAAGTAGTGTCCTCGAGACTGATGATGGGAAAAGGGATCGGGCGCAGTCACCGCTGCCCTACACGGTCAAGTGTACCGCGTAGAGAAACCCATTCCTGTTAAACGCTCGAACGCGGCATCCATTCCCACGGATTCCAGAGAACCGTGGGCGCGTAGGGGGCCACAGAGACTCCGTCAATCCGGTCGGAGGTGACCACAATCGACGTGAGTTGAAACAGCGGAAGACCCACGGCATCTCGCCACAGGTGTTCGTCGACGTCGGCGAGCATGCCCGCGCGGTCGGCCGCATCATCCGTCAGCTCAAACCGCTGCAGGATGCCGTCGACGGCTTCAGAAGAATACCGCCCGTAGTTGAGGGGCGCGCCTGTGCACAGAGCCTGCGTCGCCGACTGCACCGACGTAGACGTCGAGCGCAGGCCGAAGAGCGCGGCATCCCACGAGTCGGGCGTCGCCAGCAGATTGCGCCAATCGGGGCTGGAGCAATCGGTGACGGCGATTCCCGCCGGCGCTGCAGCATCCCGAATCGCCATGAACTGCGCGAGTCTGCGCGGGTTGGCGGGGTCGAAGAGCACACAGATCGTTGGCGCGCCGAGGGCTGGGTTCTCGGCGGCCGCTGCGGCAATCAGCTCAGCAGGAGCTCGGGAGGTGAGGTGTTTGCGGCTGGCGGCTGTCGCCTCGACCGCATCGTCATACCCGGTTTGCCCGGGAAAGAGCGTGAACGAATCCCGCGAGACAACAGCGTTGCCGGCGTCGTCTGCATCCTGGATGAGGCGATCTTTGGGAACGGATGCCAGAAAAGCTTGCCGAACGAGCGGGTGTTCCACCGCTCCGTTGGCGCTGCGCTCAAGCCTGAGCTGCAGCACCTCCCCCGTTCCGGTCGTGACTCGGGACGAGGCGAGCCCCGACGCGTCGATCGCGGCGACCACGTCGGGAGACGACTGGGGGGCGAGCACATCGAGCTCCCCCGCCGAGGCCGAAGCCACGGCCTGCAACGGATCGGAAATGTAGCGAACCTCGATCGTCTCGAACTGAGGAAGGTGATCGCCCTGGTACTCACGGTTGACCGCGAGGGTGAGACCGTCGTCGCCGATAGCCGCGATCGAATACGGGCCAGAACCGACAAAGCGGGCCGGGTCGGAGTCTGCTGCAACCGTGAAGCCCGAGGTCCACGCCCGGGAGAGCGGTGCCAGCGCCGTCGCATCTCTCGTTGCTATGGCCTGGGCAACGCTCTGCTTGAGGCTCCCCGCATCCGCGCCGCCCGCAGCGCCAGCCTCACTCCCCTGCCCTGCCACGTCTGCGACAACGTGGGCGGGCAGGCCCACAGAGAACACCAGCTGCCAGTCGGCGACGAACTCATCGAAGGTCAGGGTTAGAGAGCGACCATCGTCTGACACCTCAGGGACCTCGGTGACCCGGTCGAGCCCATTGGAGGTAAAGCCGTCGAAGAACACGACATCGTCGGGAATCGTGTCGTCGAACATCCCGGTCTGCACGTCGAGGTGGGCCTCGGCATCAAACCCGGCCGTGTTGAGCGCCCGAGAGTTGGCAGCCCACGAGAGCAAAAGGTCGGCAGCATCGACTTCGACGCCATCGCTCCACCGCACCCCATCGGCGATCGTGTACCGCACCCTGAGCGGATCATCCGAAACCTTAACGATGGTGCCGAACGACTCGTCGGGCACGGGGTCGCCGTTCTCATCCCACGACACAAACGACGAGTTCGTGGCAGCCACGACACTCGCATTGGTGCCGACCGCGCTGCCGAAACCGGTCGCCGCGTTGAAGGAGGTGAAAGCTTCGGCAACGGCCACCGTGACGGTGCTGCCCTCGGCGACCCGAGAGCCGGGGGTGCACCCGGCCAGCGCCACCGCAGCGATGACAACCGCCGCGACAGCAGCCCGCTTCTTCAGGATGATTTCCTTCTCCCCATGGACGTCAACCAACAATGCTCGGCGACGCGCTAGAGCAGAGCTGTGACCGTTAAGCGGCTAGCGCTGGCCGTGACGGATCTCGCGGCGCACGCGCTGCTCGACCGGGTCGGGAATCGGGACGGCCTGGATAAGGCGCTGCGTGTAGGCCTCCTTGGGCGCGCGCAGAATCTGATCGCGCGTGCCCTGCTCTACGAGCTTGCCGCGGTGCAGCACCGCGATGCGGTCGGCCATGCCATCGACGACCGCAAGGTCGTGGCTGATGAAGAGGCAGGCAAAGCCGTATTCGCGCTGCAGTTGGCGCAGCAGCTCAAGCACCGTGGCCTGAACCGAAACATCGAGCGCGGATGTGGGCTCGTCGGCCACCAGCAGGCGCGGCTTGAGCGCAAGCGCACGGGCGATGCCAACGCGCTGCTTCTGACCACCGGAGAGCTCGTGGGGGAACCGGTTGCGGTAGGACCGCGGCAGGTTCACATCGTCGAGAAGCGCCTCGACGCGCCGGTCGAGAGCGGCACCCTTGGCCTCCCCCGCAAGCAGCAGGGGCTCGCCGATCGACTCGCCAATCGGCAGTCGCGGGTTGAGCGACGACGAAGGATCTTGAAACACGATGCCCACCTTGCGGCGGAGCGTCTTAATGACCTTGCGGTCGGCCTTGCTGATGTCGGTGTCGACGACAACGAGCGACCCATCGGCGATGGGCTGCAATCCGATTGCGGCGCGGCCGATAGTGGACTTGCCAGAACCGGACTCGCCGACGAGGCCCAGAATCTCGCCCTCGGCGATCTGCAGGGTCACATCGTCGACCGCGCGGAAAGCGCCAACGCGGCCCTGCTTGCCGTAGACGATTCCCACATTCTTGAGGCTCAGCACGGTCGGCGCGGTGATTACGGGCGCTGCCGGCACATCGATCTCGTCGATCGAGCCCTCCGCGATGTCTGCCTCGGTCTCGATCACGTTGATCGCCTCGTGGCCGGCTACCGCCTCGCCGAGGCGGGGCACAGCGGCCAGAAGCGCCTGAGTATAAGGATGCTGCGGCGTGTTGAAGATGGCGTTGACATCGCCCTGTTCAACGATTTCGCCATCCTTCATCACGACGATCCAGTCGGCAAGGTCGGCAACGACGCCCATGTCGTGGGTGATGAGCAGAATGGCGGCGTCGAACGTGTCGCGAAGGTTGCGCAGCAGATCGAGGATTTCGGCCTGCACCGTGACGTCGAGCGCGGTTGTCGGCTCGTCTGCGATGAGCAGAGTCGGGTCGCAGCTCAGCGCCTGAGCAATCATGGCGCGCTGGCGCTGGCCGCCCGAGAGCTGGTGGGGATACGACTTAAACGCCTTCTCTGGGTCCGGCAGACCGACAAGGCCAAGAAGCTCGCGCGCCCTCGCAGCGGCGTCGCTCGGCGTGACGTTGCGGTGGGCGCGAACGGCCTCGACAAGCTGGAAGCCCACCGTGTAGACGGGGTTGAGAGCGGTCATCGGCTCCTGGAAGATCGCCGCGACATCGTCGCCTCGCACCGCTCGCATCTGCTTGGTGGAGAGCGTCGTGAGCTCACGACCGTTGACCGAGATGCTGCCCCTGACCCGGCTGTTCTTGGGCAGCAGATCGAGGATCGCCATCGAGCTTGCGCTCTTTCCCGAACCAGATTCGCCGACGACA is drawn from Salinibacterium hongtaonis and contains these coding sequences:
- a CDS encoding ABC transporter ATP-binding protein → MVMDQRPERSDVPALRVTDLSVDFAVDGVWVPAAKKLNYEIGRGQVIAVVGESGSGKSASSMAILDLLPKNSRVRGSISVNGRELTTLSTKQMRAVRGDDVAAIFQEPMTALNPVYTVGFQLVEAVRAHRNVTPSDAAARARELLGLVGLPDPEKAFKSYPHQLSGGQRQRAMIAQALSCDPTLLIADEPTTALDVTVQAEILDLLRNLRDTFDAAILLITHDMGVVADLADWIVVMKDGEIVEQGDVNAIFNTPQHPYTQALLAAVPRLGEAVAGHEAINVIETEADIAEGSIDEIDVPAAPVITAPTVLSLKNVGIVYGKQGRVGAFRAVDDVTLQIAEGEILGLVGESGSGKSTIGRAAIGLQPIADGSLVVVDTDISKADRKVIKTLRRKVGIVFQDPSSSLNPRLPIGESIGEPLLLAGEAKGAALDRRVEALLDDVNLPRSYRNRFPHELSGGQKQRVGIARALALKPRLLVADEPTSALDVSVQATVLELLRQLQREYGFACLFISHDLAVVDGMADRIAVLHRGKLVEQGTRDQILRAPKEAYTQRLIQAVPIPDPVEQRVRREIRHGQR
- a CDS encoding ABC transporter substrate-binding protein encodes the protein MVDVHGEKEIILKKRAAVAAVVIAAVALAGCTPGSRVAEGSTVTVAVAEAFTSFNAATGFGSAVGTNASVVAATNSSFVSWDENGDPVPDESFGTIVKVSDDPLRVRYTIADGVRWSDGVEVDAADLLLSWAANSRALNTAGFDAEAHLDVQTGMFDDTIPDDVVFFDGFTSNGLDRVTEVPEVSDDGRSLTLTFDEFVADWQLVFSVGLPAHVVADVAGQGSEAGAAGGADAGSLKQSVAQAIATRDATALAPLSRAWTSGFTVAADSDPARFVGSGPYSIAAIGDDGLTLAVNREYQGDHLPQFETIEVRYISDPLQAVASASAGELDVLAPQSSPDVVAAIDASGLASSRVTTGTGEVLQLRLERSANGAVEHPLVRQAFLASVPKDRLIQDADDAGNAVVSRDSFTLFPGQTGYDDAVEATAASRKHLTSRAPAELIAAAAAENPALGAPTICVLFDPANPRRLAQFMAIRDAAAPAGIAVTDCSSPDWRNLLATPDSWDAALFGLRSTSTSVQSATQALCTGAPLNYGRYSSEAVDGILQRFELTDDAADRAGMLADVDEHLWRDAVGLPLFQLTSIVVTSDRIDGVSVAPYAPTVLWNPWEWMPRSSV